Genomic segment of Pochonia chlamydosporia 170 chromosome 1, whole genome shotgun sequence:
TATTGCCTTTCAAATGCTCCTGTCCAGACGACAAATGCAGGCTGGAGCCTCAATGTCTGATCAATTCGacgtttcaatgttcgtcGGGTCTGGTCACCAGCGGCTTGCCTCTTGGTctccacaccagacatgcaccCACCAAACAGGactcaaccagacatggaccagacttcaatgttgatttTCTTTTGGCGCCAGACAGATACCCAGAAGCCTGTATATCACTTGCGCCCGTGCCCAAGCCTGTCAAGTTAGAAGTCTGGCCCGATCCATATTAAATCaatgtctggcctggtctggtcttgcctGCCCAGGTGGTCGACTGGAaccttgtctggttggatgcctccatgtccatgtccacgccCACGCCCGCGCCCGCGCCCACatgcatcaattgatctcaAATCCCCTGGCTCGTCTCTCCTGGTTGGTCCGaatcttggcttggctgttcttgtctggcctggttcttTGTCCTTGGTCAAACAAAATTGggctgggtctggtctggtctgcttgaATCTTTGCTTCATGCAACCCCTGCGGCCCAGATTTTGGGCTTGCCTGGCACCAACGATTTTCCGGATGATGTGTACATGATTCTcaaatcaaccagacttcaaccCTCATTGACCCATCTCCTCGTCGGCCTCTTGCTGTCACCATCCATACAGTATATTGCCATCTGGACCCGCCCTCAAAGCTTCAAGTTGCCACCTTCTTCATTAGTCGTGAAATCAATCGCAAGCCTCAAAGCCTACCTCCATTCGAACCAGGGCGCCAACCTGccgccatcattgccagcatGCCACTGTAGACGGTGGTCCAGATCtaccacaccacaccagacactcgTTTCCCTTTCGCCGCTGTCAACCCACGGTTCCCTTCGATCCCTACACAGCCGGCTCTCTCGATTGACATTGATATTGACATTTGGACTGGGACCACAATGCTCCTCTCTCCTCGCTTTCTGCGAGTACGCCCGCGCGTGCTGGTTCTCGCAGGTATCGTCTTTTGTGTTGTTCTTTGGTCTCTTCTTTCGGGCTCTGGCAAGCGCCCTCAGCTCCTGGATCAAGAAACAATTCGACGGAGATTTCCCCTGGCTTGGGAACATATTCAGCAGTTCAATCGTTCAGACAGCGGAGGTATGTCTGTTCCCCAAGGATCTTTTGCGCCTTTCCAGtttgtccttgaccttgtgTGCGCATATTCTAACCTTCCGGCTTCAACAGCTTGGTATATCCCCCCCTCATGGCAGGGCGACCATGCCGAACCCGAACACATCCTCGAGGCTGCCAAGTTTGCCTCCGACGCCGCCAAACTAAGTCCCCATCGACAAATGCCCTATTCCAATATTCCTCTTGTCGTTCACCAGAAGTGGAACGACGCCGACCTCACCCGACTCAACAGCGATCTTCTAAGCTACATTGAGAGATGGCTCGAGTACTCTACCTCTGCAAACGATACGTTCCGCGAGATGGCATATTTCTTCTGGGCGGATGCGGGCGTCTCGGCGTTGGTGAACACATACGAGCCCGACTTTTTGGCAGATTATCAATCCATGTTCTCTAGGGTCGAAAAGGTTGATATTTTCCGAGTCTTGGCCTGCAAGTGGTTCGGCGGTATCGTATGTTTCCTAAAAAGCAATTCAATTGCTCTGCAATATCGCAATGGCAGACCTTGCCAGCTAACTAACTGGATAGTACGGCGACGTTGATACCGAACCACTCCAACACCCTGCCGATTGGATTCAAAAAGAGGACATCACGCAGTGGACTGATGAAGAAACTGGCGACATCTACGGCATGGAATTGCCTACGGGCAAAGGCGCAGACGCCAAGCTAGCAGAAATTCGGCCTGTCAACCTCCTCTGGGGACTCGAGGCAGACACGGACCCTAATAGCGATCAGTACTGGCGAATGGGCTATTCACACCCCGTGCAACTTACAAACTGGGCCATGGCCTCTGCGCGCCAGCACCCTGTTCTGTATCGCTTCATGGACCGCTTGCAGGACAAGCTTGTGACCGAAAAACAGGCGACATTACAGTCGGAAAATGGGCACACGGCCAAGGATCACGACCCGTTGACCCGTACCGGGCCGGCAGCTGTGACAGAAGCCACCATTATTTGGCTCAAAAAACAAGTTGGCCTGCGGTGGAATGCAATGTCAGGCTTGAAAGACGGCGGACGCGCCAAGCTGGCATCGGATGTGCTCGTTTTGCCCATCACTGGCTTCAGGTGCGTTCTAGATATTCGAATCCCCCCCCCCTCGTCTCCTAGCCCGTGCTTATCAACTAATCGTTGTAGTCCTGGCCGCGGCAAGTTCGGCAACATGGGCTCCAAGCCGTACACAGACCCGGATGCCCGACTGGCTCACCACGCCATGGGATCGTGGCACAAGTTTGATCCTGTCGTGGAATACGGCAAGTTCTGTCGAACTTTTTTCGGCATGTGCAAGGACTGGAGCAAGGTGCCGTCATGATATGGCGATTCGAAGAGGAGGGGTGAAGACGATGGGTAATTTTTAATTGTATCTGTTTATGACATTGTTTATATTGTATATGATTGGGAGGAGAAAAACTTTTGGGTAGCAGGGGCGGCGTCCGACAGGTCTGAATGGCAGACCTTTTCGTTTTTGCACCCTTTTGGGTGTCTTTATCTCTAGGCTAGAGCAGCTGAACAGACTCACGAGACTCTCTGAGGTTTATTGATACATACATACAAGCCTACCAGGCAGGTAGCTTGAGCCGCTTACCTAGGGAATCTATACTGACTGGCAAAAGAAACAGTGCCCTCCATTCAATGATACAACTTGCTGGTGTAAGATGGCAACTCCGCAAATAAACTCTCAATCAAATCCATCACCTAACGTCCCATTACTCAACCGGcattctctctctttcttctaTAATGCCAACGGTCAACCTACATCATCATGTCAGCGTCTCCTCGGACCCGGCGTAATGACGGTATAATTACAGGTAGGACAGTACGTCTTGTCGTTTGGCGTAGCTGGATACCAGTCCTTCCCATAGGTAGCATTCAGATTTACACTCCCTACCACGGAGCCACTTTCCAGCCGAATCCACGTTTCGGCCTCCCACTTCTGCCGGCTGAATGTGTCTTTTGACAGACGAACTTGTCTGGCTCCGCGGATCCAGTTGCCGTAGCCGCCATAACCAGAGTGCTGGCCGAAGCAGAGGTTGATGCCGTTTCCTGCAACAGTCATTCCGGGAACTAGGTGGTCCCATTTGTAGCACCATGTTGCGCCATGGTCATGGCCTGAGAAAATGGCAATGAGACCAGGTGtcgtggtgatggcttgcaTAAAGGGCACGTCTTGGCCGCCGTATGTGCAATTTTTGCCATTGCTTCCGTCCTCACACCAgccttgggcttgttgaGCGAGCGGGAAATCGTCGTTGATGCCAGGTTCGTTATTGGGGTTTACACTATCTCTTCCATGCTCGGTCTGTACAGCCACGGATGCATTGGTGGGTATGTGTACGAATGCCAGCGATGGGATAATCTTGCCGAAGCGTTGTCTGATTCTGGCATTTGTAGATTGAAACCAGTTTACTACAGAGACGTCGACCCAGTCTGGTTGGCCGACTTGGCTGCCGTCGGCATTTCGTTCCCGGAAGTAAAAACCGCCGCGGGAATCGAAGAACCATAGAATCATCTCGGGCGTGCAGTTACATGTCTTGCAGCCATCGGAATAGACGGGCAGATAGTAGTTTGTCACACCAGCGTTGCGGCCAGGAACCATGCTTTTGGTTCTGGAGTTGGGCCACTTCTTTTCACGAGCAAGTATCCCTGCTCCAGAAATGTTAAAGTTGTGATCGTGATTGCCATACGTAGATGCCCATGTTAGACCTCGGGAAACCAGCGGCTCGACAATCTGGTCGATGTACTCGGTGCTGTTCTCAAGATAGGTATTTTCACCGGTGATTAAGTCGCCGTTGAGAACTACGAGGTTCGGCGTTTCGTTGTCGAggatgctgttgatgacCTTGACCGAGTTTATGTCTTGTTGCGGACCCCATTGGTCCCAGGCGTCTACAAGATTAGTTATTTTACAATCAGATTCAACGCAAGACAAGAGAGAAGGTTGTTTGTAAAAGAAGCAAATGAGAAAGGTGTGGGATGTAGGCAAGACGTACTCTCTCCAAAGTGCAAGTCTTCAAATATGGATATTTGAAATGTTCCGTCCTTGTCAAATGAAAGCGGATGGCGAATCTTGTTGTTATCCTGGTAGGATTCTGGTTCCTGGGTGTCTAATAATCGAGCGGGAGATTGAACCGTAACTCCTGTAAGTGCAGAGAGCacaaccagcaccaccaaggtcaacatcTTGCACCTCGAGTTTAAGACTTCGGTTGTTAAAAGTTCCGCAAAACGAGACACTGCCAAACAAATTCTGGCATGGTGGAAATTCCGCAGTTATATTGTAACATTTTATCATGCAGCACAGCATTCAAACGTGCATCCAACACGCACTCAGGTTGGGCCGGGACAACTTGACTTGCTAATTTCACCTGCCAAGGGATCCCAACCCGACTTGCTGGTTGTGTGACTGACTGAGAGATATTTGCGCTGCGCGAAGGAGCCACAATCATATTATATCTcctatacggagtagacaGACTGTCATCCCTTTCTTGTCATCTGCCCGCAAGGTTGCAACTGCGAACCCTACTTGAGCCAGTGGCGTCTGTGGGTTCCGCAACGTGTGTTGGGCAACGTGATGGATGGTGGATCATGCTACTGGATGATGGAATGTGTTCCTGCAGTAGCGTCTGAAGGGCATCATGCTCAAGCAAAACTACCGTGGTAGTCGATGCTTCTAGACTGGGGCGTTTGAGGGTGACCTGATCCATTTGGGATTCGCTATTCGGCCCGGGTGAAGTGTATGCTGTTGCTTTGCAGCGTGGGATTAAAGTTCAAACCGGAAGGCGACTGATTCCTTTTATGGGCTGTGGTGCGTGAGCCGGCTGGTTTCGTTTGCGCATGACATGACgatcgtcttgtctggtgtttgggtTGACAGACACGAGGGTCATGCTGACGCAGGTCGATCAAACCGCATATTTTATGACGCATTTGTGATCATCGTGTCTGGCATTTCCCAGCTTCAAAGACCATCCCTAAGCGAACCATCAGTCGACACTTTTTTTTCTAGAGCGCCCTGGTACACGGAGCAGAAGACTGCTCTCTTAGGTTGAGTTGACGCTACCGAGCTGCCATTCCTAAGTCAAAATCCCCACAACCTTGCGGAAGTCTACCACAGTATCTAATTCAATGAATCATCGCACTGAATCTAAAGCATACGCTCTATTTTTTCTCCTCGCTGCGAGAATCGCAAAATGTCTCCGATTGGTGGTAGGCACCATGGCGTTTAGCACAGCAAGGATACTTTGCTCCCACAGATGCGAGGTTGTGATCCTGTACCTTTGTATTAATTACTAAAACAATTCTAATCTCAACACAGGGCTTTACGAACAATTTTCAGCGTTGCATAACAGTTGAAATCACCCAAAAACATGAGATTCTTCCTAATTCACGGACCAAGTCTTCCAAAACAACACACCAACTACAACCATTATACTTGCATTGCGCAATCTATCATCGTACCAGCTCTAAAACACAAGAACGCTGCAAAATAAAAGAATCTAACACCCTAAATATCTCTATTCAGAGCGGCGACACAGCTCCCTACCACAACAACATCTCCCACCTCCTTTGTGTCCATTACCAAGACGCAATTGTTCTTGAACCACGACTTGGCAGCAAACGCAGCCACAAGTGCCTTCTTCCCGTTAATAGTCTTGTACAGCTCCCCCCGTTTGCCGCCCATTGTCATATCCCATATGTACATTGTCCCATCCTTGACAAACGTCTCTTGTTTTTGAAGGATGCTAACAGGCTTGATTTCCAGGTCGTGGCTTGAATGCCGGGAGCCCTGAGGAAAGCTGAGCTTCCATGTGCCGTAGTGCttgaggatggagagatCCAGCTCAGCGGCTACGACGCCGTGATTTGAAGAGTCGTGGATCTGcatgttggatgagaagCTCTTGCGGGTGAGTTCGTAGACCCATGCTGCCCGGTCGTTTTGCCTGTTCTTCGCCGCCTTCTCGACGGCTGCGTAAAACTCATCGTGTGTGGCGTCTTCAAATGTGGAAAATGTAATGGAGGAACTGAGGTCCAGGACACGAAGTTCGTCTGAGAAGTCGCCGCTTGAGGattggaggaagaagagttTGTCTGGCGTTCCAGGGATGCCAGTTTCAGCAGGCACCTCAGCCGTCATGTCGTTGGGCTTTTCTACCAGCTGAGTTTTCTCAGACATTGCCATGTTGTGTGTAGAAAACGCAGTGGGGTGTGGTTTGCCTTGTAAGGGAATGGTGATTTGATGAGAGGAAATAAACTGAGTTGAAGAGTATCTTGCGAGTCTTTGTCTGTCTCAAACATTCCGACTGCCATAGTCGGTTGTCTTGTCGAGCTTTATATATTTTCACCAAGACTCACTCTGTCTCGCACACTTCGCAGAATGACAGCAGCTCCAAACATCTCGCAGCATCATTCCCAAAAAGGCTGCAAGTTCTTGTCATTGTGCCAATAAGAACAGACCCTTACCCTTGTCCAACTTTGATAGCCACAACTTTAGGACTACGTATTAAGTTAACTAGCTGGCCAGATTCGGACTCAGCCGCAGAAAAGTCCAAAGTCTTGGCAAATTCGCTCCATCATCCCGAAAAGGGAAATCGACCCCCACGTTTCTCACTCTCTCCCACTTTCACACTCACTGTGTCGTGGCTGGGCACCATAACTGATTGTCAAAAATATGCATAATGCCGTGCCTAACGTTGGCCAAGTTTCTTATTCATTGGCTGAAGGAAGCATTCATCCTCGTCGGGTAACAGTTTTTGCGCCTGGCTGAAATTACGCGGCAGGACAAGAAGTGCATGGTGGCTGGCTGCCTTTTTACAGgatatcgtcatcatccacgGGCTCATCTCTCTCTCTGTGTCGCCTCGCTTTCTGATAATAAGgcaacaacacaacattgaTCCAGAGCAAGACTCTAGCCTTGGTGTTTCACCTCACAGTCCGAGTACATCTCCGCATATAATTGAATTGCATAACAGTCATTAAACTTTTCCTACTGTCTGGGGCTATCTCACACTACCTATAGCAATCTCTCCATCGTCATGAGTTCTTGATAATAATCTACAGGCGGGCGGCCTTCTTGTTTCCACCCTTCTTAACATCAAATCTGTCCAGGTTCATGACCTTATCCCATGCAGCAACGAAGTCCTTAACGAACCTCTGGGCACCATCACCGCTGCCGTATACTTCGGAAACGGCACGAAGCTCGGGGTGGGAGCCCAAGATAAGATCATTGCGGGAGGCGATCCACTTCTTGGCACCGGTCTTGCGGTCAACACCTTCGAAGGTGTCCTCGCCAGTAGCCTTCCACTCGGTGTTGGCGTCCAACAGGTTGACAAAAAAGTCGTTGGTCAAAACACCAGGGCGCGAGGTGAAGACACCAAGAGCAGAGCCATCGTAATTGGCATTCAGGGTACGCAGACCACCAATGAGAACTGTGAGCTCAGGGGCAGAGAGAGTGAGCAGGTTGGCACGGTCGACAAGCAGGTGCTCCTGCTTGACAGCGCCGTGAGACTTTCCGTAGTTGCGGAAGCCGTCGGCCAAGGGCTCGAGGTAACCAACAGACTCAACGTCAGTCTGCTCCTGGGTAGCATCGTTGCGACCGGGAGTGAAGGGAACAGTGATGTTGACACCAGCATCACGAGCAGCCttttcaacaccagcagcaccagccagGACAATGACATCAGCAAGAGAGACAGTCTTGCCAGACTGGTTGAAGCGCTTCTGGATGTCCTCCAGGGTGCTGAGGACCTGAGACAACTGAGCAGGGTTGTTGACTTTCCAGTCCTTCTGGGGAGCAAGACGAATGCGGGCTCCGTTGGCGCCACCACGCTTGTCGCTGCCACGGAAGGTAGAGGCAGAAGCCCAGGCAGTAGAAACGAGCTTGGAAACgtcaagaccagacttgaggATCTCCTCCTTGATGGCACCAGCGTCCTTTTCGTCGATCAGGGCGTGGTTGACGGGGGGGATGGGGTCCTGCCAGATGAGGTCCTCAGTGGGCGCCTCGGGTCCGACGTAGAGAGACTTGGGGCCCATATCACGGTGGGTAAGCTTGAACCAGGCGCGAGCAAATGCATCGGCGAACTGGTCGGGGTTCTCGAGGAAGCGGCGAGAAATCTTCTCGTAAGCGGGATCGAAGCGCAGAGACAAATCAGTGGTCAACATTCTGGgcttgtgcttcttgtttgcatCGTAGGCGTCGGGGATGATCTCGTCATTGGTCTTGGCAACCCACTGGTTGGCACCCGCAGGGCTCTTGGTGAGCTCCCACTCGTACTTGAAGAGATACTCGAAGAAGTTGTGGCTCCACTGGGCGGGAGTCTTGGTCCAGATAACCTCGAGACCGCTGGTGATGGTATCGGGGCCCTTGCCAGTGCCGTAGGTGCTCTTCCACCCAAGGCCCTGCTGCTCAATAGCGGCACCATCAGGCTCCTTACCAACGTTGGTGGCAGGGCCGGCACCGTGAGTCTTACCGAAGCTGTGTCCTCCGGCAATCAGGGCAACGGTCTCCTCGTCATTCATGGCCATGCGGCCGAAAGTGGTGCGGATGTCGCGAGCAGCGGCAACGGGGTCAGGGTTGCCATCAGGACCCTCGGGGTTGACGTAAATGAGACCCATGTGGGCAGCAGCCAGAGGAGATTCGAGATCACGCTTCTGGGAGTCCTTGTTGTCATTGTATCGGACATTGTTGCCCAACCAGGTGTTTTCGCCACCCCAGAAGACAGACTCGTCAGCTTCCCAGCTATCGACACGGCCACCAGCGAAACCGTAGGTCTTGAAGCCCATGGACTCGAGGGCAACATTGCCAGTGAGGATGAGCAAATCGGCCCATGAGATCTTGTTGCCGTACTTCTGCTTGATGGGCCAAAGTAGACGTCTAGCCTTGTCCAGACTGACATTGTCGGGCCAGCTGTTGAGGGGGGCAAATCGCTGCTGTGCCTGACCACCGCCACCACGACCGTCAAAGACTCGGTAAGTGCCAGCACTGTGCCAAGCCATTCTGATGAAAAGACCTCCGTAGTGGCCAAAGTCGGCGGGCCACCAATCTTGGGAGTCGGTCATGAGGGCAGTAAGGTCCTTCTTGAGGCTCTCGTAGTCGAGAGTCTTGAAGGCTGAGACATAGTCAAACTCCTCGCCGAGAGGGTTGGTGACAGAGGTATTCTGGCGGAGGATGTTGAGCTTGACGGACTCGGGCCACCAGTCACGGTTTCTGGTACCGCCGCCAGCGACGTTGAGGTGAGGACACTTGCTCTCGGCCATTGTGATGGAAATGTATGAGGAGTGAGAAGTGGAAGAGTTGTTTGCAAAATGAAGCTGAGGctctctctcgctctctcAGTGTAAgcttggaagaagagaggaaaggaaaggaaatgAAGGAAGTGGCGGGAAGGGAAGGATGGCGGGGTATATAAAAGTTGGCACAAAAGTAGGTACGGAATAGGTACGGAGGAGGGTCGTCAGGGTTCCGTGCAGATTTGGGGACCAGACGAC
This window contains:
- a CDS encoding glycosyl transferase (similar to Metarhizium acridum CQMa 102 XP_007812607.1), with the translated sequence MLLSPRFLRVRPRVLVLAGIVFCVVLWSLLSGSGKRPQLLDQETIRRRFPLAWEHIQQFNRSDSGAWYIPPSWQGDHAEPEHILEAAKFASDAAKLSPHRQMPYSNIPLVVHQKWNDADLTRLNSDLLSYIERWLEYSTSANDTFREMAYFFWADAGVSALVNTYEPDFLADYQSMFSRVEKVDIFRVLACKWFGGIYGDVDTEPLQHPADWIQKEDITQWTDEETGDIYGMELPTGKGADAKLAEIRPVNLLWGLEADTDPNSDQYWRMGYSHPVQLTNWAMASARQHPVLYRFMDRLQDKLVTEKQATLQSENGHTAKDHDPLTRTGPAAVTEATIIWLKKQVGLRWNAMSGLKDGGRAKLASDVLVLPITGFSPGRGKFGNMGSKPYTDPDARLAHHAMGSWHKFDPVVEYGKFCRTFFGMCKDWSKVPS
- a CDS encoding metallophosphoesterase (similar to Cordyceps militaris CM01 XP_006665947.1), producing the protein MLTLVVLVVLSALTGVTVQSPARLLDTQEPESYQDNNKIRHPLSFDKDGTFQISIFEDLHFGENAWDQWGPQQDINSVKVINSILDNETPNLVVLNGDLITGENTYLENSTEYIDQIVEPLVSRGLTWASTYGNHDHNFNISGAGILAREKKWPNSRTKSMVPGRNAGVTNYYLPVYSDGCKTCNCTPEMILWFFDSRGGFYFRERNADGSQVGQPDWVDVSVVNWFQSTNARIRQRFGKIIPSLAFVHIPTNASVAVQTEHGRDSVNPNNEPGINDDFPLAQQAQGWCEDGSNGKNCTYGGQDVPFMQAITTTPGLIAIFSGHDHGATWCYKWDHLVPGMTVAGNGINLCFGQHSGYGGYGNWIRGARQVRLSKDTFSRQKWEAETWIRLESGSVVGSVNLNATYGKDWYPATPNDKTYCPTCNYTVITPGPRRR
- a CDS encoding peroxidase/catalase 2 (similar to Aspergillus terreus NIH2624 XP_001217043.1); the protein is MAESKCPHLNVAGGGTRNRDWWPESVKLNILRQNTSVTNPLGEEFDYVSAFKTLDYESLKKDLTALMTDSQDWWPADFGHYGGLFIRMAWHSAGTYRVFDGRGGGGQAQQRFAPLNSWPDNVSLDKARRLLWPIKQKYGNKISWADLLILTGNVALESMGFKTYGFAGGRVDSWEADESVFWGGENTWLGNNVRYNDNKDSQKRDLESPLAAAHMGLIYVNPEGPDGNPDPVAAARDIRTTFGRMAMNDEETVALIAGGHSFGKTHGAGPATNVGKEPDGAAIEQQGLGWKSTYGTGKGPDTITSGLEVIWTKTPAQWSHNFFEYLFKYEWELTKSPAGANQWVAKTNDEIIPDAYDANKKHKPRMLTTDLSLRFDPAYEKISRRFLENPDQFADAFARAWFKLTHRDMGPKSLYVGPEAPTEDLIWQDPIPPVNHALIDEKDAGAIKEEILKSGLDVSKLVSTAWASASTFRGSDKRGGANGARIRLAPQKDWKVNNPAQLSQVLSTLEDIQKRFNQSGKTVSLADVIVLAGAAGVEKAARDAGVNITVPFTPGRNDATQEQTDVESVGYLEPLADGFRNYGKSHGAVKQEHLLVDRANLLTLSAPELTVLIGGLRTLNANYDGSALGVFTSRPGVLTNDFFVNLLDANTEWKATGEDTFEGVDRKTGAKKWIASRNDLILGSHPELRAVSEVYGSGDGAQRFVKDFVAAWDKVMNLDRFDVKKGGNKKAARL